A genome region from Festucalex cinctus isolate MCC-2025b chromosome 17, RoL_Fcin_1.0, whole genome shotgun sequence includes the following:
- the LOC144004694 gene encoding synaptic vesicle membrane protein VAT-1 homolog — MSGEEAPTQQPNPAAGAPQPLSCRSLVLTGYGGYDKVKLQVKPFGQPSLKSDEVLVRVKACGLNFAELMGRQGLYEPLPAPPVTLGMEGAGIIEAVGEGVKTLKVGERVIVMSRSGMWQQLVVVSAGRAFPMPESMSFEEGAALPINYLTAYLMLFHMANLTPGKSVLVHMAAGGVGIAATQLCQTVPDVTVFGTASASKHDIITQVGVTHPIDYRTRDYVEEIHKISPKGVDIVLDPLGGADTQKGFNLLKPLGSIIAFGAANCVTGQKRSLLALMKTWYNQLSINALKLMPTNKAVCGFHLSYMDDEHIDTGMAALLRLYAEGKIKPRIDSCFHFEEVTDAMRRMHERQNIGKVILLPEPKKQNDEMAAKK; from the exons ATGTCTGGCGAAGAGGCTCCGACTCAGCAGCCCAACCCTGCGGCGGGAGCTCCGCAGCCTCTCTCGTGTCGGTCCCTGGTGCTCACCGGCTACGGTGGGTACGACAAAGTCAAGCTGCAGGTGAAGCCGTTTGGGCAGCCGAGTCTGAAGTCCGATGAGGTTCTGGTGCGAGTCAAGGCGTGCGGGCTCAACTTCGCCGAACTGATGGGCAGGCAGGGGCTTTACGAACCGCTACCTGCCCCGCCGGTCACCCTCGGCATGGAGGGGGCCGGGATCATCGAAGCGGTCGGAGAAGGGGTGAAGACCCTAAAG GTTGGCGAGCGCGTGATCGTGATGAGCCGCAGCGGCATGTGGCAGCAGCTGGTGGTGGTGAGCGCCGGGCGCGCCTTCCCCATGCCCGAGTCCATGAGCTTCGAGGAGGGCGCCGCGCTGCCCATCAACTACCTGACGGCGTACCTGATGCTCTTCCACATGGCCAACCTCACGCCGGGCAAGAGCGTGCTGGTCCACATGGCGGCGG GTGGCGTGGGCATCGCCGCCACCCAGCTGTGCCAGACGGTGCCCGACGTGACCGTCTTTGGCACGGCGTCCGCCTCCAAGCACGACATCATCACCCAGGTGGGCGTCACCCACCCCATCGACTACCGCACCAGAGACTACGTGGAGGAAATTCATAAAATTAGTCCCAAAG GAGTGGACATTGTTTTGGATCCACTTGGTGGCGCCGACACACAGAAGGGCTTCAACTTGTTGAAACCTTTGGGCTCAATCATCGCTTTTG GTGCCGCCAACTGCGTGACGGGCCAGAAGAGGAGCCTGCTGGCCCTGATGAAGACGTGGTACAACCAGCTGTCAATCAACGCGCTGAAGCTGATGCCGACCAACAAGGCGGTTTGCGGCTTCCACCTCAGCTACATGGACGACGAGCACATCGACACGGGCATGGCTGCGCTGCTGCGCCTCTACGCCGAGGGCAAGATCAAGCCTCGCATCGACTCATGCTTCCACTTCGAGGAG GTCACGGATGCAATGCGACGCATGCACGAGCGTCAAAATATCGGGAAGGTCATCCTTCTCCCTGAGCCCAAAAAGCAGAACGACGAGATGGCTGCAAAgaaatga